The Aureispira anguillae genome contains a region encoding:
- a CDS encoding haloalkane dehalogenase yields MMKTDKNILRTPEIAFANLPDYPFESHYMEVNGLRMHYLDEGKKESKVLFLFHGQPSWSYLYRHMIPIFVRAGYRVIAPDLIGFGKSDKPTNLAAHSYQAHVDWMSIFVEKLGIKNAAAFMQDWGGMIGLRVLARKPDWLSRLVVANTAMAETKGVAKWLIPSVLKILRFLAGKATVEDLAKKQSYGNWAAYFQHSKVLEIGEIMQILTEKQLTAGEMAAYQAPFPDDRYYAGPRVMPQIVATQADESYQAWQALKEWKHPALTLFSDKDPFLAGQGYDKLFQTNLEGAKGQPHITITDASHFLQEDKSKEIADKIANWLAQTNY; encoded by the coding sequence ATGATGAAAACAGATAAAAATATACTCCGAACACCAGAAATAGCATTTGCCAATCTTCCAGATTATCCCTTTGAATCTCATTATATGGAAGTAAATGGTTTGCGAATGCATTATCTTGATGAAGGAAAGAAAGAAAGCAAAGTGCTCTTTTTATTTCACGGACAACCTTCTTGGAGTTACTTGTACAGGCATATGATTCCAATTTTTGTACGGGCAGGCTATCGTGTGATTGCACCAGATTTAATCGGTTTTGGCAAATCAGACAAACCGACTAATTTAGCGGCTCATTCTTATCAGGCTCATGTAGATTGGATGTCCATTTTTGTTGAAAAGTTAGGAATAAAAAATGCAGCAGCATTTATGCAAGACTGGGGAGGAATGATAGGGCTTAGAGTATTGGCAAGGAAACCAGATTGGCTTTCTCGGCTTGTGGTTGCCAATACAGCTATGGCAGAAACCAAAGGTGTAGCAAAGTGGTTAATTCCTTCTGTGCTAAAAATATTGAGATTTTTAGCGGGGAAGGCAACCGTTGAAGATTTGGCTAAAAAACAGTCTTATGGAAATTGGGCGGCTTATTTCCAGCATTCTAAGGTTTTGGAGATTGGAGAAATTATGCAAATTTTGACCGAGAAGCAATTGACAGCAGGAGAGATGGCTGCTTATCAAGCGCCTTTTCCTGACGATAGGTATTATGCAGGACCAAGAGTAATGCCCCAAATTGTAGCCACTCAAGCAGATGAAAGTTATCAAGCTTGGCAAGCACTTAAAGAATGGAAACATCCTGCTTTAACTTTATTTAGTGATAAAGATCCCTTTTTAGCAGGGCAAGGTTATGACAAATTGTTCCAAACTAATTTGGAAGGCGCTAAAGGACAACCTCATATCACCATTACTGATGCTTCTCATTTTTTGCAGGAGGATAAAAGTAAGGAAATTGCAGACAAAATTGCAAACTGGTTAGCACAAACAAATTATTAG
- a CDS encoding phytoene desaturase family protein, producing the protein MVQSYKKKHQLAASYDTIIIGSGIGSLTAAVMLAKKGQKVLVLERHYTAGGFTHIFKRKGYEWDVGIHYVGSMEKETSILKKIFDYLTDGALKWADMGAVYDRIVIGDQTYDYVKGVGNWTEQMIAYFPEEEQAIRAYVALIFKVSATSKNFFVEKTLSPLWSKLVGGFLRKPYLKYSRQTTHEVLSSLTQNKRLIKVLTGQYGDYGLAPKQSSFAMHASLVRHYFSGGFFPIGGSSQIVATIAPVLARLGSTILISAEVEEVLVEKNTAVGVRMKDGKVFRAKHIISNAGLFTTYKSLLPKASVQQHQLDLQLKKVKHSVAHACLYIGLDGNPDELALPKANYWIYPEQLSHDECIDRYLKDQTQPFPVVYISFPAAKDPDWSNRYPGKSTIDIITLIPYETFAQWDGKRWKKRGEAYEALKETFAQRLLEILYQKEPQLKGKVAYYELSSALSTKHFVNYEKGELYGLEHSPERFEQKFLRPKTPIKNFYLTGQDITTAGIGGAAFAGLLTASTITGKNIAKELME; encoded by the coding sequence ATGGTCCAATCCTACAAAAAAAAACATCAACTGGCAGCTTCTTATGATACCATTATTATTGGCTCAGGAATTGGTAGCCTAACGGCTGCTGTTATGTTAGCAAAAAAAGGGCAAAAAGTACTGGTACTAGAACGCCACTATACCGCAGGTGGTTTTACACATATTTTCAAGCGAAAAGGTTACGAATGGGATGTGGGAATTCACTATGTAGGCAGCATGGAGAAAGAAACTAGCATTCTGAAAAAAATATTTGATTACCTCACTGATGGAGCACTAAAATGGGCTGATATGGGAGCCGTTTATGATCGAATTGTTATTGGAGATCAGACCTATGATTATGTCAAAGGGGTAGGAAATTGGACCGAACAAATGATTGCTTATTTTCCAGAAGAAGAACAAGCTATCCGTGCTTATGTTGCTTTAATTTTTAAGGTAAGTGCCACCAGCAAAAATTTCTTTGTAGAAAAAACCTTGTCTCCCCTTTGGAGCAAACTAGTAGGGGGCTTTTTGCGTAAGCCTTACCTCAAATATTCTAGACAGACCACCCATGAGGTGTTAAGCAGCTTGACCCAAAACAAAAGACTGATTAAGGTGCTTACAGGGCAGTATGGCGACTACGGATTAGCGCCCAAACAAAGTAGTTTTGCGATGCATGCATCCTTGGTTCGTCATTATTTCTCAGGGGGATTTTTCCCCATTGGCGGTTCTTCTCAAATTGTCGCTACCATTGCACCCGTATTGGCTCGCTTAGGTTCTACCATCCTCATTAGTGCAGAAGTTGAAGAGGTGCTCGTAGAAAAGAACACTGCTGTTGGTGTTAGAATGAAAGACGGCAAAGTATTTCGAGCGAAACATATTATTAGCAATGCTGGCTTGTTCACCACTTATAAATCCTTATTACCTAAAGCTAGTGTTCAACAACATCAATTGGATCTGCAACTCAAAAAAGTAAAACATTCGGTAGCTCATGCCTGCCTCTATATTGGCTTGGACGGCAACCCAGACGAATTAGCACTCCCCAAAGCCAATTATTGGATTTATCCAGAGCAATTAAGTCATGATGAGTGTATTGACCGATACCTTAAAGACCAAACACAGCCCTTTCCAGTGGTTTACATCTCTTTTCCTGCGGCCAAAGATCCAGATTGGTCAAATCGCTATCCTGGTAAAAGTACCATTGATATTATTACCTTGATTCCGTATGAAACTTTTGCACAATGGGATGGCAAACGCTGGAAAAAACGAGGCGAAGCGTACGAGGCACTAAAAGAAACCTTTGCACAACGACTTTTGGAAATTTTGTACCAAAAAGAGCCCCAGCTAAAGGGAAAAGTAGCTTATTATGAACTATCTAGCGCACTAAGCACTAAACATTTTGTCAATTACGAAAAAGGCGAATTGTATGGCTTGGAACATAGCCCTGAGCGTTTTGAACAAAAATTCTTACGCCCCAAAACACCAATTAAAAATTTCTATTTAACAGGGCAAGACATCACTACTGCAGGAATTGGGGGAGCTGCGTTTGCAGGGTTGTTGACTGCATCTACCATTACAGGTAAAAATATTGCCAAAGAGTTAATGGAATAA
- a CDS encoding haloalkane dehalogenase: MKQEISAEFPFESMYLKVKNSKIHYIDEGEGDPILFLHGNPTSSYIWRNIIPYLSKNARCIAPDLIGFGKSDQPDIDYGFTEVYAYLEAFIDKMQLKNITIVVQDWGSGLGFHYANTHRNNIKGIAFMEAMYKQKEWNELSLGGKLAMKVLRSRFSSWLLLGLGNMFVKNMLPNWVERGLSAKALDTYMQPFKTLKSRKPVYVFPRDVPLKGRPLHTAKAVDAYHQWLKETSIPKICFYAKPGMLIPIEEVDWIRSNFPNITMIPLGKGSHFVQEDYPDLIGSELKKWYQTI; this comes from the coding sequence ATGAAACAAGAAATATCCGCAGAATTTCCGTTTGAATCAATGTATTTGAAAGTTAAAAACAGCAAAATACATTACATTGATGAGGGAGAAGGAGATCCCATTTTATTTTTGCATGGTAATCCAACCTCTTCTTATATTTGGAGAAATATCATTCCATATCTTTCAAAAAATGCTAGATGCATTGCACCAGATTTAATTGGATTTGGGAAGTCAGATCAACCCGATATTGATTATGGATTTACAGAGGTCTATGCTTATTTGGAAGCTTTTATTGATAAAATGCAGCTCAAAAACATAACCATTGTTGTGCAAGATTGGGGATCTGGTCTTGGTTTCCATTATGCCAATACTCATCGAAATAATATCAAAGGCATTGCTTTTATGGAGGCGATGTACAAACAAAAGGAGTGGAATGAACTGTCATTGGGGGGAAAGTTAGCTATGAAGGTGCTGCGTTCTAGGTTTTCAAGTTGGTTACTGTTGGGGCTTGGGAATATGTTTGTAAAAAATATGTTGCCAAATTGGGTAGAACGAGGTTTGTCGGCGAAAGCATTGGATACATATATGCAACCATTTAAAACCTTAAAAAGTCGAAAACCAGTTTATGTATTTCCAAGAGATGTGCCTTTAAAAGGTCGCCCTCTGCATACGGCAAAAGCAGTAGATGCTTATCATCAATGGTTAAAAGAAACCTCAATCCCAAAAATTTGTTTTTATGCCAAGCCAGGCATGTTGATTCCAATTGAAGAGGTGGATTGGATTCGATCTAATTTCCCAAATATTACGATGATCCCACTTGGGAAGGGAAGCCATTTTGTTCAAGAAGATTATCCAGATCTTATTGGAAGTGAACTAAAAAAATGGTACCAAACCATCTAA
- a CDS encoding winged helix-turn-helix transcriptional regulator, with translation MKTKKNNQSIKDCSKKILAVRDALDIFSGKWKIPIIGALIHFREMGFKDLQRTIDGITPKMLSKELKDLEMNQLITRTVLDTRPVTVIYAITDYGETCQDIIYELYNWGVKHRQKIMHQTIEEKT, from the coding sequence ATGAAGACAAAAAAAAACAACCAATCCATAAAGGATTGTAGCAAGAAAATACTAGCTGTACGTGATGCTTTAGACATTTTTAGTGGAAAATGGAAAATTCCAATCATAGGTGCTCTAATTCATTTTAGGGAGATGGGCTTTAAAGATTTACAACGAACCATAGATGGGATTACTCCCAAAATGCTCTCTAAGGAACTAAAAGATCTAGAAATGAATCAATTAATTACTAGAACAGTTCTTGATACTCGTCCAGTAACCGTTATTTATGCCATTACAGATTATGGCGAAACTTGCCAAGATATTATTTATGAACTTTACAATTGGGGAGTAAAACATCGCCAAAAAATCATGCACCAAACCATTGAAGAAAAGACCTAA